In the genome of Myripristis murdjan chromosome 21, fMyrMur1.1, whole genome shotgun sequence, the window AGTAAAGCTGGTTGGTTTAACATGTTATTACCCCAGCCAGATGTCAGATTTGTGGTTGGTTTGTTATATTGTTAACTAGCTCACATTTCATATCTTGTCTTaaatttcttttgattttgatttcttgGACCGAACAAGGCAAAGAGTTGGACtttatgcagctgctggacagactccCACTGTTCTGAAACCAATAACAAGGACAACTAATGTGCACTGGATGCAAAAAGCACCAGTCCGcattatgtaaagtgtgtttttttagcCTATGTAGTTGAATCTCTTTCCAAAGATCAAACAAGATAGGTGCAGTGATTTATAAAGGGGGTTTCTATGCCAGTCCATTGAGTACAATATTAGTGTTTGGAAGCAGTTCAAATTTGACATGCTGTCCCTATGACATAATGTTCTTTCCTTCTTTTGCACATTCCCTGCTATTTTCCTGAAATAAAACTGATACCCGGTGTGGAACAGTTTGtattcagcgtgtgtgtgtttactagtGAGCATGAGCACAGCAGGACCACACATTACACCGAAGTCTGAGAGAGAATAAGAAAGGCTCAAATTTCGCTTGTCAGAACAGAGCGAAGTCTTAAGAGTTCCAGGACACAGGAGTGGATACTGAGTCCAAGccatgatacacacacacacacacacacacacacatcaaaacacacttacacacatacacacaagataAAGAGTGCTTTGCAGGAGCTCAACCTCCCCACTTCAGCCGCTAGACTGGTAGGAAAGGAGGTCACGCAGATActtaaacacacgcacacacacacacacacacacacacacacacacacacacaatatcagaCGGCTTGGCATCTTTTGAACCAAAGAGCCTGTTAATCCGCACTTCTTAATTGACTAAACAGGATGAAGTCCTTCTAagcaaaaattattattaatttttcccATTACCTGAAATTCAGTAGACACAGTGCCAAAAGTTAATTTATTTGAATGCCCTTACACAtattgcacatacacacacacacacgcacacacacactccatgtaATTCAACTAAGATGAAAAGTTCCCTGTAAATTTATATGTGAAAATCTCAGCAGCAAGTGCTCTCTCCAagaacactgacacagacacctAGCATAATCCACAATCTTCGGGGGTGAGAAGTTTTACTAAGAGCTATTTCCTGCCAAACAAgactggcaaactgtatctatccgccCCCAGCAAGCTTGAATCAGAGACAGATAGATGCAGTTTGTCGATGTTCTTTAGGAGGGAATAGTTCCCACTCTTTGGTcccgagggctgtggattatgtcaagTATTCGAGCCACTGTTTTTAGAGAAAGCTGTCACTGCtcagtttttccacatgtacattttgatggtttgagccccacaaaaaatcaaatccagccccattgtattgccgggagacagggaagacagTGTGGCACAGAAACTATGGAGAAATTTTATTCGGCATATGAaccaaaatacctttttttgtattttctcagtgcacatacacacacagtgcacacatactaaaacaaataattacatATTGACTTGCTCATGTTCACACTCACCTGTAGCGACATCAGTCCTTCTCCTTGCAGGTGAGCAGCAACGTCTGCAGGTGTGATGTCACGTCTCGGGGGAGGAAGTGGACGTGGCCTGCGATGCTCCAGACGCCTCTTGTCTTTCTTGTACAGCAGAGCCGCAAATGCCAGGATGTTAAGAAACAAGAGTGACGCTCCCACCGCGATGGTCACCGACAGTTCAGTTGAATAGTCCTCATTCGGGACGCGAACTCCATTTTCCTCTCCGTCTTGGCCCAACGCCGGCTCAGGGGGCTGCGGCGTGCCTCCTTGTGACCCTGGGTGGCGCGTACTACTGGGAGGCCAGCCTTTGGACAGACGCTTGGTGTAAGAAAAAGGGGTGTCGTCCTGCGGAGAGGGACTGTGTGTGAAGGAGGACACCGACTGGAGGAGCTCGTTGACGTGATGCAAGTGAGGAACCAGCTGCAGCCAGAAAGAGATCTTGGTGGCGCGGTAGTGGTCTCTGACCCGGGGCTTGAGGCCAATGTGCAGGTACAGCTGCTCTTTCGGGGTGTACTTGGACCAGGCCACTTCCTCGAAGCGATTGGGCTTTGTGTGGATGAACTTGGTATCTTGAGGTACCGGCTGGTTTGGGTCACTGGAAAGACAGAGGCCTACGGTGAGCGATTCATTCAGTAGtgaacattgttgtttttgattcacatttttttttcccaaaattaagttaaatcttaatgtaatttgttttaaataaaaaggGATGGCATTCTTTTCATCCCCACTCACAGCACTCCCGGGGAGAAGAACCAAGAGATATACAAACACGCACAAAATAgatctgaaaaaacaaaataagatacAAAATACATAGCAAATTAAGGTcactgaggagaaaaacacacaaatgaaagaTATGATcaggcaaaacaaacaagcttAAATTTTCAAAGCGTACCGACAAATGGAAAATATCAAATTGAATCACCAATAACAGCTCAGCAGTACCCCTTAACATCAAGACACTCCTCACATAGGCTTAGCACGGCATAATACACCAATGTTACATCCTCAACAAGGGGATAGATTTGctcaaaacactgaaatccAACACAATATGTAGcgtcattcatttcattcaattttTCTACCATGTAAAGTTCAAATGCTAAACTCTAGCATATTCTGCCAAATTAAGGAATTAAATCCATTGCTTCCTGTAAACAAAAAGCTTCATGGTACAATGGAAGACTATCTTGGATACATGTCAGCATAACATGCTTTTCAGCTTGTCATCTTATTTCAGTAACGCACCAGGAAACAAATCTTCCctctcaaaatgaatgaataaatatgaaaagtAAAGTGACACATCAGAGCTGATACGTAAAAATGGATTACTCGGGAGAGCATGCCCCTGTTTAAGTAAACACAAGACAAATGTCCTATAGCTGACAAATTACTTAGTCTACAATTAGGTTTGGCACTAAAAAAATTGATTAGATCACATCATTGACAGTGACTTGCCCGCAGTTAAATCTCCTCCACTACAGAGCCGGTGATGAATTCGgtctgacagacagaaaacacactccaGATAGATTACTACTCAGCAGTGGCAACTTTGAAAGGGAAACATCCTCACTACATTTTGGCCAGTTCAAACGTTATGATTGAGCTTAGATCAGATCGGCTGCCAAGGACTTCTAACAGGGCCGCTAAAGACTCACTCTCTCTTAGCTGGCCACCATCCTGTGAACGGACACAGCCATTCTCATCCTGTCCAATATTTTCACCAGCGATGCAGAATAATATCTCTTTTTCAGCTGATGTCCACGAGCACAAGACAAACCAGAGGCTCAGTAGATTCACTTGCTGTTAGATTTTCTTGTGAAACATAAACGTTCTTCAACCTGGCTAATCccgtcattacaaatgcatgctgctcGGCCAAGTTTTGcccaaacccacagaacttgattttaaattctagcggaGATCCCAGAGTCTCCCAAATTGCTAAATATGTCCCGTTGAAttacatggaaatgtgtataaaatgatgcacaagacatcttgacattttctgtttgatgtaatgccAGAAAACAATGTTGTCCTGGGTTTGATCAGTTTAAATGCGATATCGCTTCACTGAAGCGTGCCAACTGGCAGAtatagaatatgtatgtgacaatCTCAtacaaaatggaagaaaaaaaaattccaactttgaagctacttaagatCCATTGTTCGCTTTATAAATTGTTCAGCATGACACAATACATTTCAGACAGCCGTGGTTCAACAAAGACTTTCCATTagagatgagtgtgtgttcagagacGAGATATCCTGAAAATATCACATCCCTGGCACAGACAGGCAGCCAAGTATTTGCAACCATATTTACAGATTTATTTCTGTCCACCGTGGAGAGGACATGAGTGAAATGGAGGCAGATCTTCACAGACTTTCCTGTTACATCCATGTTTTTACTTGTCGATCAATGCTATACCAACAGGACAAAAAACTTGGTAGAGAAACCCAcaggcacataaacacacccgAATTGAAGTTTTGTGCACCCGCACCCACGCACAAGTACAAACACCCACATCAGGGAGCATCATACGCTCTGTTTTTTGTATAATGGGCTGCCGCAGACTTTCATCTCCATCTGATGCACTCTCATTTGAGGGAAATTTCTCCTCACAGAAAGTTCCCCATTGATAATTAAAACGCACACTGAAATTTTCACATGCCCCCTCGGTGATTTCCGTCTGCAGCCAGCTCCAGTGGTAATGATAACGACGACTGTGGGCTTGAAACTTAATTTACTTGCCGGAGATTGTCTTGATGCACTTGCATTCAAAAGACTTTTTAGATGCCCACTGTCAAAACTATGCAGAGAGAGCACTGTCCTAATTCTGTATTTTGTAAGACAGCAGGGTTCTTTGGTGATTTAGATCAAGGTCTAGACTGCAGATGTCTCTGTAAATCTAAAGAGGTCTCAGTGGAGTGAGCCTCTATTGGAGTAATTACTTGTAATTACTCACTTGGagcactgcaggaaaaaaggaCTATCCTGAACGATTACTTTTATCTGGTATATCATGTCAGCATACAGAGAGGTAAGTATTACGGTGAACGTTGTCAGTTTGTTGACTCTTTGTGTGGATTCAATCCAtaacaattttattttcttagccATTATTGCACTGCACTGGcagataatttcacttttaatttaatatctTGTCTCTCTGGAAGCTCCGTTCCTGTTGCACAGGTtttgtgaacatgaacagtAGGCGTTCaaaaagaaagttaaaaaaagaatgtaGACGCACGGtgtgaaaagaagagaagaggagagaagagaagagaagagaagagaagagaagagaagaagagaagagaagagaagagaagagaagagaagagaagagaagagaagagaagagaagagaacacAGATGAATTGAACAGTGACTGCTCACTGCAGAAGTTAACCTTAAATGAGCTCCAGATGTCAAAAACACATTCCTTCATACTTCTTTTAGACCATTACCTTGACTTTCCTCAAGGACTTTTTGAATTGAGGCTCTTAAATTTTTTTCAGCTGCGGCCCAAAGAAGAAAAGCCTTGTCAGATTTCATAATTGACACTGAACCTGTGTGCACCCACTGCCATGCATCTGAGGCGCTGTTTTCTGGTCAGAGATTCAAGAccttatgaaaaaaaacaataataatttatcCACCACCTATACAAGCTCATTATTTTTTGGTGTCTTAAAACTTTTGTGACCTTTCTCCTGTAACACTGCGTTAAATCTCTCAGTTTTATCTCCCATCCCAAATGCAAGATAGTCTttcttaaaaaacatttttttctatgcTATTAAAAAGCCACTTATCCTGATTAAGACTTTTGATAGCGCGATTGCTCAAGGCTAATCTCTAACGCAACACAAATTAAAACTTGTCTTTGTTCTGTCTTTTAAATTTAATTGTGTCTTCTGACTGGCTTTGCTTCTCTTCACCCCTGGCAGACTGATATGCAGTACATCCATATTTTTGTAAACACTCTTGTTTTTACTCTTTATTAGCCGAGCAAATTAAAAATAGATGAAACGTTATAGatgcagaggaaagagagaaaagcattGTTCCTTCACAAGCTGGAAATCACAGCCCAAAAAATGTAATCTGTTGTTCAAACGGCAATGCAAAGCAAAAAAGCGGGTCATTCAATGTGTCATGGTTagagtgttttgtgttttgagaaAGAATTTACAGCTACTCGATCGATTATGGATGGGAGGCTGGCCGCTGTCACAGTGTCCACAAAGTCAGACTCCTTTTCCACTGGCCATGGAGAAGCTCTACTGTAAACTATTTCTGTTGATAACACTGTCGATTTGAATCTTGGCTGGCTTATTTCTATCTTTGGAGAAGATTTGTTCCTGTAAAATCAAGACTGAGCTTTCCAAGATTACAGCAACAACATACTGTGTTGCCAAAGCCTTGTCACTCCATAAAGTCAACAAAATAAAGGGATGAAGAAAGACTGACTGATTTTCCCATTGACAGCCGTGCATTTTCTTTTAcgtttgaaaatgtgatttaatgGCCAGCCTTCCGCACATTGTCATAagatgttttctctgtgtgggAGGGGATTAGAAATTAATAGCTGAAATTCAAATAGTATTTATGCGTTCACCAAGCcagaaataaagattaaaatgaatcgcatcacagcagctcttgttttcttccctttgctgtgtgcattttcttttctcttcatgtGTTCTCATATTGAGTATAATCTAGTTTTTCAATATTCTGTACAACAGGCGCCCTtgtaaaagaaaacactgtttttaaggGGATTTTCCTGTCGAAATAAATGTCTCACACCACTTTAAAAGTTTAACAGCTCACCCAGTCTTGGCAAAGTTGGTCCAGTAAGTCATGACGACGGCGCTCAGCATCACGTCGTTCTTTGAAAAGTTACAGTTGAACAGATCAGTGGGTCCCACCATGGGCACACCAAACACATAgggcacctacacacacaaataacgcacccacacacacaccaaagcacaTGAAGGCAAGCACAGtgcacgcaagcacacacacagaaaataaaagcaaagcagGTCAACACAGTGTTTACTTTCTTATtaaatgctgaataaaatgtaaactaTAATCCTCACAGCAGTAAATATACTAATATGTACAACAGCTTCATAATCAGACCTGCAGAGAAATAAATTGCATAAGCCTTTCAAATATTTCATCCACTTCTGGATTGCTTGATTTGACTTAGTAAGCACTTGGAAGAGATTAAATTGAAGCAGCACTTGCAAGGTAAACTAAACAAAGTGCTCCTGATTAATAGTaggaacattttcaaaatttctaAGACATTACTCTTTCTACTTTTTTGGCCAGATATGACACACTGTTGCACCTTATCACCCTGGGCAGAGTTAATAACCCCGACCAATTATTCTATCTGTCCATGGCAACGTTTCATCCGCTCACTCTTCTCCATCACCAGTGTGACAGGAGCAACACAAGTCTGCTTGGCTGGTATCGGCTGGTATCACTTCATTCTGTCCTTACAGCTGGCCCAACATGCACATCAACAAAGACCGCCTCTTCCAGcgccatctgtctgtccatgtaCGCGTTGCAACACAACAGTGTGACACCAACTCACCTCGTCGCCATGGGCGGAGTCGGCCCAGGGAGGCGTGGCGTCACTCTGGCAGTGGTGGTAGAAGGAGTAGAAGTAGGTGGGTGATCCGTACTGAGCGTGGAGGTCAGCGGTGGCAACTGCCGGCGCCACCCATTGGTGGTCTGTGAACAGTGCTACGAGAGTCTTCCGCCGCGTTTCTGCGTTGTCACGATCGGCCCAGTCCGTGTACATGAACCttgatcaattaaaaaaattagCCAATTAGTCAACCATCATCGAATCCATCTGTCTTATCAGCCAGTCTGCCTTCAAATCTATTTAGCAATCTGCTaatacaacaacacagaaattcatattgtatgcatgcatgtgaaaCCCTTATGGTCATATAAGGCTGAATACACACCTCATTCACAACAGGCTTAAAGCTGAAATCATTAATTGCAAGaatgtttagactcaactgacaaaacacaTAATAAGCACATAATCTATCAGAGAGTCACGCTAAGGATGACaatcatgtagactcaaccatccaTCCAACGAACTAATAAATCTCATGTGACTTCCACACTTTTTAttagttgagtctaaacggtcctgGCCTTCAACAAAGGTGCAAAGTGCACCTGTAAAGCTGcaatacttgaaaaaaaaaaaaaacatgcaacaagCTCATCATTTATTGGTGAGCTGGACAGATGAAACCATGTAGATTTAACTATCAAATCTCATGCTTGCTCCATGTTtcttgtcagttgagtctaaagggtctcacatacacatacacatacacacatttaggCATTTACTCACCTTATACTTTCTCTCAGTGTGTCTCGGCCTTCTGGGTATCCATACAAACTATCCACAAAGTCTGAAACGGCAAAGTCAAAGTCCTCGGCGGTGACCCCGTCCTCTGAGTCCACAATGCCTTCAACAAacttcaccccctcaccctGGTTGACCCCCAGCATTACGTCATAGTTCAGAAACTCTCCCTGCTCCATCAGGATCTGCGGGTCGTCCGGTATAACATCGCCGTCGATCACTGGGGCAAAAGCCGTGTGGTATTTGGCCGGCGTTATGGTCTGTTCCACAAGTTCGCGGTAACTCCGGCCCTGGAGGCAGGCGACCAATTGGGTGCTGTCGTCAATGCCACATCCCACCCTCTCGCCCAGCTGCCGGGCGTACTTGCTGGGCTGGTAGTTGACAGCCCAGCTGGCTAAAGCGCTGCCACTCTGGATGATGGCCCTATGGAACAGGTCTGGGGAACACGCAAACGCACATGAGTACAGATATGCATGGATTTATAatggatgtacacacacacactcaaacatttatggatgcatatgcacacatacatatacatggatatgcaaacacatgcacacaggcatacaTGGATGCTcatgtgaatgcacacacaaacaagcacacataaACAGACGATGTACAATAATAcacccaaggaaaaaaaaaaaattctaaacacaaaatattcattcattcatcttctaaaccgcttatcctcacaagggtcacgGGACACAAAATATTCATTATTCAAAACAATACAGTCAGGATAATGGGACACTGTTACTCAAAGTTAGGAGGTCATGGCTAAAATTTCAAAGGTATGctagtgagggagagaaaaaagcttTTTGATATAACATATTAACTAAATTACGGCCAGGAAACATTTATTCCTAGAGTTCAATTAACGTAAATCTcttggctttttttgttttttaccactGATCTATTTACTTGTTGTTACGTACTTATTCATCTCCTTGTGTAGCTATCCTACCTATGTCCAGCAATAAAACAAGCTATGTTTTGATTAGTTCCCAGGATGGCATAGTGCAGAACCCTTTCCACACCCTTGCAACAGGCTGAAAAAGCACTGTGAGCTGGACGGGTTTTGAGTCCATGGTCATCCCCTTACCTTCAGAGTAGTGAGACAAGGTGAGCAGGCTGACACAGGAGGCCCCGGCCCCGGAGCCGAACACAGTGACCCTGTCTGGGTCTCCACCGAAGGCCGCGATGTTCTCCTTGACCCAGCGCAGAGCCTGGATCTGGTCCAGCAGCCCATAGTTCCCTTTCGCCGCCTGGTCTCCAGTACTCAGAAACCCTGTAGAGGGACAGaggcaattatttttttattgcatattaTTGCTTGTGcatgttaaaaaatgtatgtgggctctcaataaaaaatgaaaacatgatcaTTTTAATGTGGGTTTATGTGAAATCAAAGTTTAATTGCTCCGTGATGGGCTGAACAAGCAACAGAGTCTAATGAAGCCAATTTAAACACGTTTTTAGATCTTCCTGTGAACTGACTTTATGAAATTATGGGTTGCACTACACACATCTGTACAGGCACAAGAGGGGGTGATTTGCTAGGAGACAAGACGGCATTAACTCTGTTAATGTTAAATATGCACACCTCTTGTTTACTATAGATTTcaggagaaaatgaatggataaaCTGTTCACCTCCCCTACGATCCTTCTTGTTAAATTGGATCACATTAGCCactgtgcatgcatacattcaTGTGAGTGAGCAtgagtctacacacacacacacacactctcaagcATGGACACAGTCACAAATAAACaaacgcgcgcgcacacacaggcacacacacacacacacacacacacacacacacacacacgtgcagttACAACAGCAGCCATCCCTTGGTCCCTTTACTGCTCAGGTTGttaagaaaacacaaaggatcAGAATAATGGCTCACTCGCCTATATCTCGTTATTGCAGAAGCTCATTTCACTGAACCTCAAACTGCTACTGAACACATATAATGAGCAAGAAATGCAACATTGTTAAAATAATGCATTCTATCAATTGTGTGCGTTTGCTGGAATATTCTCTCATGCAAAAATAGCATATCATTGGTAAATTAGACTGTAATGAGAGATTCGGGATGCCTTTGTGTGTACGTTTAGTTTCAGAGT includes:
- the LOC115380209 gene encoding neuroligin-4, X-linked-like; the protein is MSVPRTRGIPPLPASPPPSFLPSSSSSCSFFSLLLSLSLSLSLFLSSSSAQQTVPVISTAQGRIRGVLTPLPSDLLGPVIQYLGVPYARPPTGDRRFQAPEPPLPWPGIRNVTQFAPVCPQSLDERSMLGDMMPSWLTANLDIAATYLTHQSEDCLYLNIYVPTEEDIHEEGGQRPVMVYVHGGSYTEGTGNMMDGSVLASYGNVIVITLNYRLGVLGFLSTGDQAAKGNYGLLDQIQALRWVKENIAAFGGDPDRVTVFGSGAGASCVSLLTLSHYSEDLFHRAIIQSGSALASWAVNYQPSKYARQLGERVGCGIDDSTQLVACLQGRSYRELVEQTITPAKYHTAFAPVIDGDVIPDDPQILMEQGEFLNYDVMLGVNQGEGVKFVEGIVDSEDGVTAEDFDFAVSDFVDSLYGYPEGRDTLRESIRFMYTDWADRDNAETRRKTLVALFTDHQWVAPAVATADLHAQYGSPTYFYSFYHHCQSDATPPWADSAHGDEVPYVFGVPMVGPTDLFNCNFSKNDVMLSAVVMTYWTNFAKTGDPNQPVPQDTKFIHTKPNRFEEVAWSKYTPKEQLYLHIGLKPRVRDHYRATKISFWLQLVPHLHHVNELLQSVSSFTHSPSPQDDTPFSYTKRLSKGWPPSSTRHPGSQGGTPQPPEPALGQDGEENGVRVPNEDYSTELSVTIAVGASLLFLNILAFAALLYKKDKRRLEHRRPRPLPPPRRDITPADVAAHLQGEGLMSLQVKQLECDVASADERNNTHHHHTLDTLDALDGLDTQDIYSTLDTVRLTCPPDYTLTLRRSPDDVPLMTSLTPGSLPVTPGSHPVTPATPMTPMTPGSVVGMRLGHPHQGYTHHSPYSNTHLPHTHIAAHTHSTTRV